The sequence AATCCTATCCACGACCCGCGGTTTCACCGTCGACGCCTCTCTCGCCGCCGTTTCGGCGAAGCCCTCGCCGGAGCTCGTCCTCGAGGTCCTTAACAGACTCAGCAACGCCGGCGTCCTGGCGCTGTCGTTCTTCCGTTGGGCCGAGAAGCAAAGCGAGTTCAAATACACCACTGAAGCCTTCCACGCCTTGATCGAAGGACTGGGTAAGATCAGACAGTTCAAGATGATTTGGACTCTGGTCAACGGCATGAAGCAACGAAAGTTGCTTACTTCTGAGACTTTTGCCCTCGTTGCTCGACGATACGCGAGAGCACGGAAGGCCAAGGAAGCAATCGAGACGTTCGAGAAAATGGAACAGTATGGTTTGAAGCCGCACGCGTCGGATTTCAATAGGTTGGTCGATGTTTTATGCAAATCCAAGTGTGTGGAGGAGGCACACGAGGTGTTTGATAAAATGCGGCACTTAAGGTTGGACCCTGATATCAAGTCCTACACCATTTTATTAGAAGGGTGGAGTCAGCAGCAGAACTTGATTAAAGTCAATGAGGTGTGTAGGGAGATGGAGGATAAAGGGTTTCAGCTTGATGTTGTTGCGTATGGGATAATCATGAATGCGTATTGCAAGGCTAAGAAATTTGATGATGCCATTGGATTGTACCATGAGATGAAAGCTAAGGGTTTGAGGCCTAGTCCCCATGTGTATTGCACTTTGATTAAAGGTTTGGGTTCTCATAAGAGATTGGACGAAGCTCTTGAGTTTTTTGAAGTATCAAAAGCTAGTGGTTTTGCACCGGAGGCTCCCACTTACAATGCTGTTGTTGGGGCTTATTGCTGGTCTTTAAGGATGGATGATGCGTATAGGATGGTTGGTGAGATGAAGAAGTGTGGGATTGGTCCGAATTCTCGAACGTTTGATATTATACTTCACCATCTTATAGAGGGTCGTAGGGTTGAAGAGGCTTGCTCGGTTTTCCAGAGGATGAGTGGCGAGTTTGGGTGTAAGGCGAGTGTGACCACGTATGAGATCATGGTGAGGATGTTATGCAATGAAGAGCGGTTGGATATGGCGGTGGCAGTTTGGGATGAGATGAAAGGGAAGGGAATTCTTCCTGGAATGCATTTGTTCTCCACGTTGGTCTGTGCCTTGTGCCATGAAAGTAAGTTGGATGAAGCGTGTAAGTACTTCCAAGAAATGTTGGATGTTGGCATTCGGCCTCCTGCCAAAATGTTTAGTACCTTGAAGGAAGCTCTAGTTGATGCTAGGATGGAGCATATTGCCATGCATTTCGCTATGAAAATTGATAAACTCAGGAAATCTCCATTAGTTGCTTGACACAAAGGAGTGGATGGTGTGAAATTTTCATGTGATCGTGCAATATTTGGGTCTACCTGTATCTTGGTAAACGTTCACAGGAGATGGATATGAAGTTCTTACACGCCAACGTGTGTGAAGATTCTGTTCATGTTTCTTGGAGACATTCATATATGACTAATATGAGATGGGGTTATGCTTATTTAACCTCTTAAGAAGGAATTTTGCATCACATTGTCGTGTGAAAATTTCAAGTGAGTACATCTATTCCCGTGATATATCTCAAGGGTAATTCATAGGGATACCTATGGCTACGATCAGCTAGCCACCTGCAAAATTTATCTAAATGATTTGTTGACTCTTTAATaggatgcctatttataggccgaGACAACTTTAGAGtgcatttactctttttttaattaatcaaatgaTTGAGTACAAGAGGTTGAGGCTAATGTGTTGAAGTTAAGATTAAATTGTTTAGATAATATCCGAATTTAATCCTTGACGGAAATAATTCTTAGATAGGTTTTACTTGTTCCCGACCACTCCGAATtagttaaaatcattttttcctaATGAATCGAAAGATtaagactaaaaacaaaaactctTTCTAATTTCTATAGCTTACAAGAAGGATAAGGTTACTCATGCACATGAAGCGAGTTTAATAAGATGGAatgtttgtgttgttttctctaCATTAGCCCTACTATCTTAGCCTTCTTTATCTTAGGCTCCAGTGGCCCTTCAAGTGGGATCCATCATGAGtttctttctcttcaattttGTCAAGCCAGTAGCCTTCTTTATCTTGGCCttttttgaagaagaagaagaagaacgagaATGACGgcaagtgagtgagtgagtgtggAAGTGATTGCACCTTGCAACTTGCGAGAGTGAACACTGTGAAGTGTGTgcagtgttttttctttttttattttctctttggtcatgttttgtttttttagaggaGAGGCTGTGTTCTTGTGTGGTGAAGTGTACCGTGTTTACTGTGGaatcgttttttttttgtacattgCTACTATGGAGTTTAATctaatcattaaatttaaatctataTCATTAAATGCCTGTTATATTTGATGCATAGGTGAGAAGGTGCcattattttatgattatatttgaattattttaaagtaaatattttaggaaaataagAAAGTTTAACTATTGATAAATAGGTTTTGATTAgtgtctttcaaaaaaaaaaagttctgaTTAGTGAGTAATTTTAACTCATGTTATGTAGGAAAaactttagtaaaataaaatacgattataaatttttaagttgtttgttttatttcacAAAATATGTAAATAGAGTACATGTTcactttttagaaaataataaattaaaatatatagatgaaaagataaaatattttaatattataattgtatAATAAAAAGAACAACTCAAAGGTAAATAACAATAAGATATATAAATATCTCACTCATTAATTTATGAAGAATAAAGACGGTACtcgtaatttatattatttttttttccacaaaCCACATTTATTTCTTATGTCAGGCAAGATAGATTGCAAaacctttttaaatatttaatacaattatttaactatatatttaaaacttgAACTTAAAATcactaattaacataaaataattttcttccaATTGATTCATATACCCAATAGTActcataatttataactaatattgaaataaaaaaatataattagttgaGAATGACAATAGGATGAGATGAAAGAtacatgttttatattttataaattttaatgataaaaatttagaaagacaataggataaaaaatttacacacaGTAGACTTCCATCAATTGTATCTACATCTTTGGATgctacaaatattttattataaagagaaaattataaataagtgaTTACTCAATTCATAACCCTATTGGaaagaaaatacaattaaacctataaataataattaatagtaattaatgtaaataatttttataaataatggaaatagtattgttatatataattattataagagattaaaaattattgtggtTATCTATAattgttataaataattaaaatcatgactataatagtcatttttatttttttaccctAAGGCgccttaaaaaaatcatatatttcacaaaaagatatttGACTAAAGATATATTATCTAAATCTTCTTTGATCATAAGAATTCAAACTGTgacactttctctctctaaattttaagaactttttaaaaaaaattataaatttaaaaattcatcaaACTAATCATGTTAATTCTTTGAGTGTATTTCATATTGTAAAATTTTCTCTTTACTTTGGAACAATACTATTTTCAAACTATTcccattaacaaaaaaaatacagatttagttaataataaatcGATATTGATTTgctcttgataaatttgttTGAATGGTGTCATTATAATATTTGTCAATTACCAATTCAAACTGGTATAAAAAAGGGAAGGCGCCTTTTGAAATCTTAAAGTCTTAAAGGAACTTACTCATTAAATAATCAATCATAATTAACTCTGATTTTTGGcggcaaattttaaaatttctctttCAATATAACAGGATCAATTGAAATCAAGAAAACcacagaagaaagaagaaaaagaaaatcaagaaaaccacaggaaaaaagaaaaagaaaagaatgtctCACAAAGAAAACAAGAATGCCATTGAGTTCCTTGATGAACAAGCTTTCTATTATGACGAGGAAGATGAGCAATGGTTTAAGGAAAAAGATGATCAGTGGACAAAGAACATACCATGCTACAAAGAAGACGCGGCAAAAGTAGTCTTGAATTCAATCGACTTCGATTTTGACATGCAAGATTTAGATGAGTTCTTGAAGGTTCTTGGCACTGAAGATTCTTCCCCTGAGAGAGTTCCTGATCCTGTTGTTCCTGTTACTCCTCCTATTTCTGGACGGGTTCAGGTTCCTTCCCCTCCGAGAGTTCATGCTCCTACACCTCAAAGGATTTATACTTTTGTCGATTTGGTTTCTGCTACATTTGCCCCTACAGCTCGGGTTCTTGCGTCTCAGGAGTCACCGGAGGAGACATTCAATGGCATTGCATTTGGTCAGGTCCATGCACCGATCAGCCACCAACACCACTTGCTTCCTCAGAATATGGAGTCCAGTCGTGTCATGTTAGCCGATGACTCATCCCGATCGGTTCCTTGCAAGAAATACACACATTGGACCAGAGAAGAACACATTTCGTTTCTCCTTGGACTTGAGAATGTTGGAAAGAAAAGTTGGACATATATTTCACAGAAATTTGTTCCATCAAAAAATCCATTTCAAGTTGCAAGTCATGCTTAAAAATACTTCAAACGCAAGAATACcccaaagaaagagagaaaaaggaaaagcatTCATGACATAACCTTAGATGACATTAACACAATTGTTACTCCCTGCATTGATCAACATAATTGGGTTCCTCCTCCACCAAATTTTGCAATGCAACCACATGAAATACAACATGCACAACCTATGCAACAGTTCAACCTACATAATCCGTTTCATCAAATGCAGCAATTCAACCTACATAATCTGTTTCATCAAATGCAGCAGTTTCAGCACAATATGCCTAGTCAAATAAACATACATGGATATTCTAATAATTGGCCTCACGACATTGAACACGACAATTGATCTTTGTTGGGATGCTGTTCCCTTTTTTTGCTCTCTTCATTATGCCTGTAAATTTTAGGGGTCTCTTTCTTGTAGGATAATTTGCCTTGACATGTATTTTTGTCTAGTTTCCCATGATGTTTTGTTATTGGTcttttggaaataaaattagttgagtTATTGACCGAATATTTTCATCCTTGTTTTCGAGAGTACAAAACTAAAATAGCAAAATATcttttcttaatcaatttagaatttattcttcataaaagtattttattgtattttattttaatattgacTTTGATGGGGAGAGTTTGCATAATGCTTCAAGTGCGTGCCATAAAGGTACAAGAGTGGGAAGATTCTAATCCTAAGAGAAGGATTCTAATAAATTTAGTATTCATCCTTGTTTCCAAGGACTAaaatagcaaaaaaataaattaaaaaatttaaaattttcatcacAAGACTGCTAGCTTTTTAATGTATTGCTGATCACACATATGTTTGATGTTTTCTGGCAATGCAAGAAAGGCCACTTTGGTGCTGCTTTACATCGCCAAATAGCTTTACATGAATCTGTGATGATATCTCTCCCTTTAAGCCTGGGATAATAATGTTGTCTATCATGTGCTGTCACAAGTTTTTGCATTGCTCATTTTGGATGAGATCAAAatcatgtttctttttatttattcattgaataattgaaatgttttgtATTTCTGAAAAAGCATAACTATTCaccacattttctttttcattttaatttttgtattgacTTCTTGAGAAAGTTaaagaaggtaaagaaaagtAATGAGCAAATGTTAAGAATTgtcctttatttatatattttaatttggccATGTTGGATGTAAGGTTTCCAATagataaaatggaaaaaaataaaaatagaagctGACATGAGTCCTAGCTTAGGACATTATTTTACGCAATAGTAAATAGATTCATGGCatcatgaattttaaaattatgcttttagccttttctaaaaaaaaataaaaaatgtacatcATTATGtcttaagttttttaaaaaattattattgagttttatttattatttttcattatatttgtcTTGATCTTTTATCTATatgaatattttgtttatttgtttgttttataaaataaaatcaaaaggtATCCTTCAAAATAAGAGTTTAACAATCCATTaggtattatattttattggagTCAATTTTATCTGGATAAGATTTTTAAGAGGGATAAAAATCTCTTTCTTTCTATATATTTCACATAGGAATAAAATTGTTGTTACTTGTAGTATTTTTATCCAACTTATTGTTTTTACTGGATTATGTCTAGtatgtaaaaaattaagtttgttaTTAGAAAATTGTCTTGAGGatcattaaaaatatgttttatttttataaatattaaattaatataaaaaaatttatgagaactaaattaatattttttaaattttaaaacacctaaaacatattttaccctaTGTTGTTTTTACCCCGTCGGGCAGTTGGCAGATCTGGGCCTTATGAAGCCCAACCCATACAGACCCACCCATGATTTGAGCCCATGTCTCTGCATTCGTCTCGTGGAATAGTTTCAGAAGTGACAACCCTTTTTTCATCCACAACAAGGTTTTCTCCACAGTAAGGTTTTTTTCTCTACAattcttcctttttgcttcttcttccacATTATTTTCGTGCTCTTGCgcttcccttcttcttctttcccccctttttttctctt comes from Glycine soja cultivar W05 chromosome 20, ASM419377v2, whole genome shotgun sequence and encodes:
- the LOC114402221 gene encoding pentatricopeptide repeat-containing protein At1g71060, mitochondrial-like, with translation MAFLWSSKRFTTPNLLSLPKYSSASLPPSIFDHHHSIPTQIPNGPSETHKFAFHTAQPRPTPDAEAICRILSTTRGFTVDASLAAVSAKPSPELVLEVLNRLSNAGVLALSFFRWAEKQSEFKYTTEAFHALIEGLGKIRQFKMIWTLVNGMKQRKLLTSETFALVARRYARARKAKEAIETFEKMEQYGLKPHASDFNRLVDVLCKSKCVEEAHEVFDKMRHLRLDPDIKSYTILLEGWSQQQNLIKVNEVCREMEDKGFQLDVVAYGIIMNAYCKAKKFDDAIGLYHEMKAKGLRPSPHVYCTLIKGLGSHKRLDEALEFFEVSKASGFAPEAPTYNAVVGAYCWSLRMDDAYRMVGEMKKCGIGPNSRTFDIILHHLIEGRRVEEACSVFQRMSGEFGCKASVTTYEIMVRMLCNEERLDMAVAVWDEMKGKGILPGMHLFSTLVCALCHESKLDEACKYFQEMLDVGIRPPAKMFSTLKEALVDARMEHIAMHFAMKIDKLRKSPLVA